The genome window GGCGAGCCGGTAGCGGACGTCGCCGGGGGAGCGTTGCTGCGCGATCCGGTCCGGATAGGCGAAGGCCAGAAGCAAACCGGTTTGATCGAGGTCCCCCGCCGTCCCGGTCGTTTGATTCCGAACCAGACGAAGAAGCTGTCGCGCGGCCTGGTCGACGCGCTGGCAGGCGGCCGGATCGGCCCCGAACGACTTCGCGCCGCCCCGTCCGCGCGCGCGGAAAGCCCTCAGCGCCTCGATGCGAATCAGAAAATCGGCAGAACGCCGGCCGTCGCCCGCGAGCACGTCTCTCTCCGAGAGAAGGGCCGCGACATCGCAAGCCAGCGGAGCCAGCCCCGTCGCGCCGGCCCGCTGGACCATATGGGCGAGACGGGGATGGAGCGGCCACGCGGCCATCGCCCGCCCGGCCGCCGTGATCGCGCCGGCCGGATCGAGCGCGCCGAGCTCGGTCAGAAGACCGCGCGCCCGGGCCAGCGCGCCCGCGGGCGGCGGGTCGAGCCACGACAGGGTCTCGGCGTCGTGCGCGCCCCATTGCGCCAGTTCCAGCGCCAGCGGCGTCAGATCGGCGGCGCGGATTTCCGGGACCGGCCGGTCCGTCAACCCGCGCTGGGTCGCCTCGCTCCAGAGACGGTAGCAGACGCCGGGGCCGAGCCGTCCGGCCCGTCCGGCGCGCTGCTCGGCCGAGGCGCGGGAGACGCGCATGGTCGTAAGCCGCGTCAGCCCGGTCCGCGGATCGAACTCGGGAACCCGGACGAAGCCGGAGTCGATCACGACCCCGATGCCTTCGATGGTCAGGCTGGTCTCGGCGATCGGCGTGGCCAGGACGATTTTGCGCCGGGCGCTTGGGTTCGGTCGGATCGCCCGGACCTGCGCCTCCCAGGGGAGATCGCCGTAGAGCGGGTGGACCCCGACCGGCGCGCCCCCGCCCGCCGGACCGGCAGGGGCCAGCGCCGCCTCCAGCAGTTCCTGCGTTCGACGGATCTCCCGGGCTCCCGGTAAAAAAACCAGCAGGTCGCCGTTGTCCTGTTTCAGCGCGTGCAGCACGGACTGTTTTACGATCTCCGGAATCCGGCCTTCAAGATCGCGGGGATCGTGCGCCGCGTAACGAACCTCGACCGGAAAGCTGCGCCCGCGGCTGCTCAGGACCGGCGCATCTCCGAGGAGCGACGAGACGGCCCGGCCGTCCAGCGTCGCGGACATCACGAGAAGCTTCAGGTCCTCGCGCAGCAGGCGGCGGCTGTCGATGCAGAGCGCCAGCGCCAGGTCGCCGTGCAGATGCCGCTCGTGAAACTCGTCGAAGATCACGAGTCCGACACCCTCCAATCCCGGATCGGACTGGAGCCGGCGCGTGAGGATCCCCTCCGTCAGCACCTCGACGCGCGTTTTCGCCGATACCTTCGAATCAAAGCGGATGCGGTAGCCGACCGTCTCGCCGACGGGTTCGCCCAGAAGCTCGGCCATCCGCGCGGCCGCGGCGCGCGCCGCCAGGCGTCGGGGCTCCAGCATCAGGATCGACCGGTCCGCAAGCCACGGCTCCTCCAGCAAGGATATCGGAACGACCGTCGTCTTTCCGGCGCCGGGCGGCGCCTGCAGGACGGCGGACGGGCGGGCCTTCAGCGTTTCCCGCAGCGAGGGGAGAATCTCATGAATCGGCAACGGAACGGTTGAGCGGCTCATCGTTTTGAATCAGGGAGGATCGACACTCGGACATTGTAGTGGGATTTTTCCGGGAATGCGAATAAAATATTGCGAACCGATCCGCAATTCATTATACTTAAAACCAACGACGGATTCGAGACGGCCGCTTGATCCGGCCTCCCCGCGCTTCCATCGTGTTCATCGCGCCGGTATTCGGCCCGTTTCTCCGAAGATTATCCTTCATCGTGGTCAACCTGAAGCCGAATTTTTAGGAGACACCGAGGTTCCGATGTCGTACGCCGTCCTAGAACGCTTGGCGCTGCCCCTGATCCTCTTCGTCTCGGTCTCGGCCGCCGGCCTGCTGCTGCGCGCGTGGACTCTGCACCTCCTCCAGCGGTGGTCCCGGAAAGTCCAAACTGCGCCGGCCGACATCGTTTTCCACGCCGTCCGGCTTCCTTCCTTTTTGTGGATCATCGCGATCGGACTGTACGTCACCGTCGGGACCTCCGAGCTGCCCAGGGACGACATCGGCTACGCCTTCAAGGTCCTGCACGTGCTGGTGATTGTGTCCGTCACGCTCGCGGTGGCCAATCTCGCCTCGCGCCTGGCGATCTACTCGGTTCGCGGGACCGAAATTTCGATCCAGGCGACCGGGCTCACGCGGGGCCTGGTCAAAGTCGTCGTGATCACGACGGGGATATTGGTTCTTCTGGACACGCTGGGAATCTCGATCACCCCGCTGCTGACCGCGCTGGGCGTCGGCGGTCTGGCCGTCGCGCTCGCCCTTCAGGACACGCTGGGCAACATGTTCGCCGGCGTCCATATCTTGATGGAAAAATCGATCCGCGTCGGCGACTTCATCCGGCTTGAAACCGGCCAGGAAGGCTGCGTGGCCGACATCGGATGGCGGACGACGCGGGTGAGGATGGCCCCGAACAACGTCGTGATCATTCCCAACTCGAAGCTCGCCCAGAGCGTCGTGACGAACTACGATCTGCCCGGCAAACCCATGGCGATCCAGCTTCCGGTCCGCGTGAGCTACGCGTCCGACCCGGACCAAGTCGAGCGGGTGCTGATCGACGAAGCGGCCCGGGCCGCAAAAGAGGTGCGGGGGATGCTGCCCGATCCGGCGCCGGCCGTGCAATTCATCCCGGGCTTCGGGGAGTCTTCCATGGACTTCACGCTGACCTGCCAGGTCGACCAATACGAGTCCCAGGGTCCCGTGCTGCATGAATTGCGGAAACGGATCTTCAAGCGCTTCAAGCGGGAAGGGATCGAAATCCCGTTTCCGATCCGGACCGTCTATATAAAGCGGGACGAACCCGGGGGTGACCCGTGACGAAGCCGGACGATCGGGCCCGGCGGCCGTTTCGATTTTTTGAATGCACCGGCCTGATCCGGCCGACGGGAAAGCACGCGCAGGATCTTTCCGAGCTGCTCTCCCTGATCCGCATTGTGGACCCGGGCGTCATCTATCACCACACGCATCAATATTTTCTCAAGGCGGCCGTCGAGGCGCCCGAATATTATAATGACTTCGCGGTATGGGCCGCCCGGAGCCTGGAGGAGCGGGCTCTCGCGGAAAAACTGGCGAATCTGGACCTGTACGCCTTCTCCGGGATCGAAAAGGTCCGCGCCGCACTGACCGAGATCGTCGTGTCGTACCTGGGGGAGAATCCCGCGCCCCGGCCGGCCCGCCCCGGCGACGCGTTCTACTTCAACGACGCGGTCACGATCGTCGCGGAGAGCGGCTTTGCGGCCGAGAGCCTCCCGGCGTTCCTCGAGGCGCTGGATCGCGTGGGAACCAGCAGCGTCTATTTTCATTTTTTTGAGGCGCGCTTCCGTTTGCGGCGTCCGGCGGACGACTTCTCGATCTGGATCGAAGGCGATCTGGGCCGCCCGGATCTCGCGCGGAAGATCCGCGGGCTGGATCCGTACCAGTACAGCCTTGAGGGACTGCGCGGCCGGATACGATCGCTGCTTCGCCCGGACCCTGCGGGGGGTGTTTGATGAAAGGACTGTCCGACTACAACGGCATCGCCGAACCGGAGGATCTCCGGTTGTTGACCCGGCTGGGGGAACGGCTCCGCGGCCGGTCGTTCCTGCATGTCAATTCCACATCGGTCGGCGGCGGCGTGGCCGAAATCCTCCACCGTTTGATCGCCCTGTTCGTCGATCTGGGCGTCGCGGCCCGATGGGAAGTCATCAAGGGCGATCAATCCTTCTTCGAGGTGACCAAACAGATCCATAACGGGCTTCAGGGCCAGGCCGTCGAAATGAGCCCGCGGATGTGGGAAATCCACCGGGAAGTGAACGAGGCCAACGCCGGACAGATGGATCTGGACGCCGACCTTGTTTTCATCCACGACCCGCAGCCCGCGCACCTGATCGGGCATCGCAGGCGCGGGGTCTGGGTCTGGCGCTGCCATGTGGACGTGTCCCATCCGCATCCGCCCGTGTGGGAGCGGCTGGCGGCCGACGTCGGCCGGCACGCCGCCGCGATTTTCTCGGGGGCCCAGTTCGCCCAGCAACTCGCCGTTCCCCAGTTTGTCGTGCCGCCGTCGATCGATCCGTTGAGCGAGAAAAATCGAGACCTGACCGATCCGGAAGTTCAGGCGGAGCTCGAGGCCCATCAGATCCCCCGGGACAAGCCCATCCTGCTCCAGGTCTCCCGGTTTGATCGTTTCAAAGATCCGGTCGGGGTCGTTCAGGCCTATCGCATGGTGAAGCGGTATTATGACTGCCGGCTGATCCTGGCGGGCGGGACCGCGACGGACGATCCGGAAGGGGAGGGGATTCTGGCCCGCGTGCGCGAAGAGGCTCAGAACGATCCCGACATACGGATTCTGTTGTTGCCTCCCTTCAGCGACCGGCTGATCAACGCGCTGCAGCGGGCCGCCGCGGTCGTGCTGCAAAAATCCACGCGGGAAGGTTTCGGATTGACCGTGGCGGAGGCGCTCTGGAAAGCGAAGCCGGTCGTCGGCGGGGCCGTCGGGGGGATCCCCTCCCAGATCCATCACGGCGTCACGGGTTTTCTGGTCCATTCGGTCGAGGGCGCGGCCTACCGGATCCGCCAGTTGCTGCATAATCCCGCGCTGGGAAAGAAAATGGGGGAGATGGGGCGCGAACATATCCGGCGAAATTTCCTGATCACCCGGCAGGCCAAGGACTACCTGGCCCTCTGGGTGGCCCTGGAGCGCCGGAACGAGCGCGTGATTTCGATATGAACCGCGAAGACGATCCAAACCGTTCACCCACCCGGCGCCTTTCCGAATCGTTCCGCTTGCGCGGCCGGCGCTTCGTAGTGGCGTCCAACCGCGAGCCCTACGTGCAACGCAGGGTGCGGGAGGAGATCCGCTGGGGCCGGCCCGCGGGCGGCGTCACGGCCGCGCTCGATCCGCTGCTCCAATCCATGGACGGAACCTGGGTCGCCTGGGGGAGCGGGGACGCCGACCGGCTCGCGGTGGACCCAAGGGATCGTGTCCGCGTGCCGCCCGACCGGCCGGCCTATACGTTGCGCCGGGTCTGGCTGACGCCCGACGAGGTCGAGCAGTACTACCACGGTTATTCGAACCGTTTTCTCTGGCCGCTTTGTCACGTGACGCTCGACCGCGTCGTCTTCCGCCAGAAATACTGGGAAGGCTACCGGACCGTGAATGAGCGGTTCGCGGAGGCGATCCTTGAAGAACTCGATGATAAGCCCGGGGTGGTTTGGGTCCAGGACTACCAGCTGGCCCTCTGTCCCGCGTTTATAAAAAAGCGGCGTCCGGATCTGACGGTGGCGCTGTTCTGGCACATTCCCTGGCCTGCGCATGACGTGTTCCGGATCTGTCCGCAACGGAAGGAATTGCTGGAAGGCCTGCTGGCCTGCGATCAGATCGGTTTTCATCTCGATCGGTATCGCGTCAATTTTCTGGAGTGCGTCAAACGGGAGGTGGGCGACGCGTCGGAGTCCCGGAAGGAGCGGATCCGCTTCCGCGATCACGAGACGACGCTCTCCGCGATTCCCGTGGGCATCGATTTTGGGTCGTTCGAACAGCGGGCGCGCTCGCCGGAAACGGTGAAGCGGATGACGAATATTAAAAAACGGCTGACGATCGGTTCGGACACGATCGTGGGACTGGGCGTCGACCGGCTAGATTATACCAAGGGGCTTCTCAAGCGCCTCTGGGCCCTTGAGGAGTTTCTCTCCCGTTATCCGGAATACCGCGGCCGGTTCCTGTTCATCCAGATCGCCGCGCCGACCCGGGCCGAGAGCGAGCCCTACCGGGGATACCGGGATATTCTCCGGTCGACGGTCCGCGAAATCAATCGGCGCTTCGCGCGGCCGGGCTGGCGGCCGGTCGAGTACATCGAGGGACAACTGAGCCACGCGTCGGTCGTCGCCTATTACCGCCTGGCCCGTTTCTGCCTCGTCAGCTCCGTTTACGACGGGATGAACCTGGTTTCGAAGGAGTTCGCGGCCTCGAAGGTCGAGGAGCCGGGCGTCCTTTTGCTGAGTGAAATGGCCGGATCCCTGGAGGATCTCGACGGGGCCATGCCGATCAACCCCTATGACCTGGAGGGCACGGCCGAGGCGATCCGGAGCGCGATCGAGATGCCCGTCGAAGAACAACGTATCCGGATCGGCCGAATGCGGGAATTGGTCCGGAAGCACGACGTCTACGAATGGATGGAGAACAACCTGAACGCCATGACGGCGGCCTCCGGGTAGGCGATGGGACTTTCGGTCCGACCGATCGGGATCCCCTCGCGGCGAAGAAAGGCCGGCCGGTTTCCGGCCGTTTTTCTGGATTTTGACGGCACGCTGGCGCCCATCGCCGCCCGGCCGGAGCAGGCTCGGTTGCCGTCCGAAATGCGCCGCCTCCTCACGCGGCTGTCCCGCCGCGCGCCGGTGGTGATCGTGAGCGGACGGTCCCTCCCGGACCTCCGGTCCCGCATCGGTCTGCCGGGCCTCGTGTATGTCGGCAACCACGGGCTGGAGATCGCCGGATGCGGATTGCGGTACCGCATGGAGGACGCGGACGATTGGCGCCGTCGGCTGAAAGCCCTGGGCGACCGGTTGCGGGAGACGATGGGATTCCTTTCCGGTATTTTTATCGAAGACAAAGGCTATACCCTGAGCGTTCATTACCGCCTGGCCGGCGGCGCCGTCCGGCGCCGGGCGGCCCGGCGCTTCGCCGAATGGCTGGGGCCGCTTCGGCGCCGGGGACGGGTCCGGGTCGTCCGGGGAAAGGCGGCCTGGGAAATCCGGCCGCCGGTCGATTGGGACAAGGGTCGCGCCGTCGCCTGGATCCTCGATCAGCCGCGATTCCGGGGGCGATGGCCGTTGTACATCGGCGACGATGAAACGGATCAGGACGCCTTTCGGGCGATCCGAAAGGTCGGCCTCGGCATCGCGGTGGGTCCGCCGGAGAATAAAGGGGCGGCCCGTCACGCCGTCCAGAGTCCGAGGGAAGTCGAGGTGTTTCTCAGACGGCTGCTTTCTTTGTTGTCCACGAACCCGCCGCGATCGGAGGCCGGCCCGGTGTGATCGGGGCCGACAGGCACCCTTTAAACGCTTCGTGATGTCCGCGGGTCTTGACCTGCCGGGCTTTCTCCATGGATAGTCCGGTTCGCTGGGCGATTATCTTCAAGCCCATCCTCCGAAAACTCTCAAGACCGCTCCGGTGTCGCGTTCGACGACCGGTT of Nitrospiria bacterium contains these proteins:
- a CDS encoding DUF5752 family protein yields the protein MTKPDDRARRPFRFFECTGLIRPTGKHAQDLSELLSLIRIVDPGVIYHHTHQYFLKAAVEAPEYYNDFAVWAARSLEERALAEKLANLDLYAFSGIEKVRAALTEIVVSYLGENPAPRPARPGDAFYFNDAVTIVAESGFAAESLPAFLEALDRVGTSSVYFHFFEARFRLRRPADDFSIWIEGDLGRPDLARKIRGLDPYQYSLEGLRGRIRSLLRPDPAGGV
- the hrpB gene encoding ATP-dependent helicase HrpB, producing the protein MSRSTVPLPIHEILPSLRETLKARPSAVLQAPPGAGKTTVVPISLLEEPWLADRSILMLEPRRLAARAAAARMAELLGEPVGETVGYRIRFDSKVSAKTRVEVLTEGILTRRLQSDPGLEGVGLVIFDEFHERHLHGDLALALCIDSRRLLREDLKLLVMSATLDGRAVSSLLGDAPVLSSRGRSFPVEVRYAAHDPRDLEGRIPEIVKQSVLHALKQDNGDLLVFLPGAREIRRTQELLEAALAPAGPAGGGAPVGVHPLYGDLPWEAQVRAIRPNPSARRKIVLATPIAETSLTIEGIGVVIDSGFVRVPEFDPRTGLTRLTTMRVSRASAEQRAGRAGRLGPGVCYRLWSEATQRGLTDRPVPEIRAADLTPLALELAQWGAHDAETLSWLDPPPAGALARARGLLTELGALDPAGAITAAGRAMAAWPLHPRLAHMVQRAGATGLAPLACDVAALLSERDVLAGDGRRSADFLIRIEALRAFRARGRGGAKSFGADPAACQRVDQAARQLLRLVRNQTTGTAGDLDQTGLLLAFAYPDRIAQQRSPGDVRYRLASGRGARLPKEEHRMRPPYLVAASLDAGAVPAGRQETEGTIHLAAAVEIEALRRGLADAFITEEVVRWDPQRQKIIAQRQERLGQLLIGSGAIPDPDPEKLRAAALEGVRSMGVAALPWSREARDYQARVLSLRQWFPQEGWPDISDAALQETIEEWIGPYLGGAVPAGRQVVRREHLDRLDLAAILKARLDLKLRQRLEEGAPTHLTVPSGSRLQLRYRPGEPPALAVKLQEMFGSADTPRVGFGKIPVTLHLLSPARRPIQVTQDLRGFWERTYAGVKKELKGRYPRHPWPDDPWNATPTARAKRRSFR
- a CDS encoding glycosyltransferase; the protein is MKGLSDYNGIAEPEDLRLLTRLGERLRGRSFLHVNSTSVGGGVAEILHRLIALFVDLGVAARWEVIKGDQSFFEVTKQIHNGLQGQAVEMSPRMWEIHREVNEANAGQMDLDADLVFIHDPQPAHLIGHRRRGVWVWRCHVDVSHPHPPVWERLAADVGRHAAAIFSGAQFAQQLAVPQFVVPPSIDPLSEKNRDLTDPEVQAELEAHQIPRDKPILLQVSRFDRFKDPVGVVQAYRMVKRYYDCRLILAGGTATDDPEGEGILARVREEAQNDPDIRILLLPPFSDRLINALQRAAAVVLQKSTREGFGLTVAEALWKAKPVVGGAVGGIPSQIHHGVTGFLVHSVEGAAYRIRQLLHNPALGKKMGEMGREHIRRNFLITRQAKDYLALWVALERRNERVISI
- a CDS encoding mechanosensitive ion channel family protein: MSYAVLERLALPLILFVSVSAAGLLLRAWTLHLLQRWSRKVQTAPADIVFHAVRLPSFLWIIAIGLYVTVGTSELPRDDIGYAFKVLHVLVIVSVTLAVANLASRLAIYSVRGTEISIQATGLTRGLVKVVVITTGILVLLDTLGISITPLLTALGVGGLAVALALQDTLGNMFAGVHILMEKSIRVGDFIRLETGQEGCVADIGWRTTRVRMAPNNVVIIPNSKLAQSVVTNYDLPGKPMAIQLPVRVSYASDPDQVERVLIDEAARAAKEVRGMLPDPAPAVQFIPGFGESSMDFTLTCQVDQYESQGPVLHELRKRIFKRFKREGIEIPFPIRTVYIKRDEPGGDP
- a CDS encoding trehalose-6-phosphate synthase, which gives rise to MNREDDPNRSPTRRLSESFRLRGRRFVVASNREPYVQRRVREEIRWGRPAGGVTAALDPLLQSMDGTWVAWGSGDADRLAVDPRDRVRVPPDRPAYTLRRVWLTPDEVEQYYHGYSNRFLWPLCHVTLDRVVFRQKYWEGYRTVNERFAEAILEELDDKPGVVWVQDYQLALCPAFIKKRRPDLTVALFWHIPWPAHDVFRICPQRKELLEGLLACDQIGFHLDRYRVNFLECVKREVGDASESRKERIRFRDHETTLSAIPVGIDFGSFEQRARSPETVKRMTNIKKRLTIGSDTIVGLGVDRLDYTKGLLKRLWALEEFLSRYPEYRGRFLFIQIAAPTRAESEPYRGYRDILRSTVREINRRFARPGWRPVEYIEGQLSHASVVAYYRLARFCLVSSVYDGMNLVSKEFAASKVEEPGVLLLSEMAGSLEDLDGAMPINPYDLEGTAEAIRSAIEMPVEEQRIRIGRMRELVRKHDVYEWMENNLNAMTAASG
- the otsB gene encoding trehalose-phosphatase, whose amino-acid sequence is MGLSVRPIGIPSRRRKAGRFPAVFLDFDGTLAPIAARPEQARLPSEMRRLLTRLSRRAPVVIVSGRSLPDLRSRIGLPGLVYVGNHGLEIAGCGLRYRMEDADDWRRRLKALGDRLRETMGFLSGIFIEDKGYTLSVHYRLAGGAVRRRAARRFAEWLGPLRRRGRVRVVRGKAAWEIRPPVDWDKGRAVAWILDQPRFRGRWPLYIGDDETDQDAFRAIRKVGLGIAVGPPENKGAARHAVQSPREVEVFLRRLLSLLSTNPPRSEAGPV